One Solibacillus isronensis genomic window carries:
- a CDS encoding (deoxy)nucleoside triphosphate pyrophosphohydrolase, whose protein sequence is MKKQVHVVGAIIENDKQEIYCAQRSPQMSLPNYWEFPGGKIEKDETPQQALKREILEEFTCEIAVGEKVEDTTYDYGTFIVRLETYMAKIVNGTPVALEHSNTKWVKRTSLNELDFAPADIPAVEKLLK, encoded by the coding sequence ATGAAAAAACAAGTACATGTAGTTGGAGCTATTATCGAAAACGATAAACAGGAAATTTACTGTGCACAACGTAGCCCTCAAATGTCATTACCAAACTATTGGGAGTTTCCAGGTGGAAAGATTGAAAAAGATGAGACACCGCAACAAGCGTTAAAACGTGAAATTTTAGAAGAATTCACTTGTGAAATTGCTGTAGGTGAAAAAGTGGAAGATACAACATATGATTACGGTACGTTTATCGTTCGTCTTGAAACATATATGGCGAAAATTGTGAATGGAACACCAGTTGCTTTAGAGCACTCTAATACGAAGTGGGTAAAACGTACATCACTCAATGAACTAGACTTTGCCCCAGCAGATATTCCCGCAGTTGAAAAATTATTAAAATAA
- a CDS encoding M14 family zinc carboxypeptidase — MKKKALALSLTGILALGAVAPASLTAYAVGEGPNYGGNESIQTSILYTYDEMVDYLKKQDAKQDAMQLEVIGQTVKKRDIYLAKYITNPNNPTILFLTQQHGNEQLTTEGALEFIKHLGTGKTKGVLDKVNILIVPMLNADGAMGDVDFSLDDYIADGGRNLTRYNAVGADLNRDHVDKVHPETQALHKNVLQKYDIDYMIDLHHQGTQARRDGKLVSGSMLYPTNGNVKPEVLEKSKKLGAVVFNAVDSTGWGHLAKYNGGNGENIGRNGAAVQYDIATLLFEMRGMSDHFNESAVIGQKSNGYLIKQTITTLDAAVQAIADRSIETADISFWDTLDTQK, encoded by the coding sequence ATGAAAAAGAAAGCGTTAGCACTATCCTTAACTGGCATTTTGGCACTGGGAGCTGTGGCACCAGCTTCATTAACTGCCTATGCTGTCGGTGAAGGTCCGAACTATGGTGGAAATGAATCGATTCAAACGTCAATCCTATATACTTACGATGAAATGGTAGATTATCTTAAAAAGCAAGACGCAAAACAGGATGCTATGCAGCTTGAAGTGATCGGTCAAACTGTAAAAAAACGAGATATTTACTTGGCAAAATATATTACAAATCCAAACAACCCAACAATCCTATTTTTGACGCAACAGCACGGTAATGAACAATTAACTACAGAAGGCGCATTGGAGTTTATCAAGCATCTTGGCACAGGTAAAACAAAGGGCGTTCTTGATAAGGTCAATATTCTTATTGTGCCTATGTTGAATGCAGATGGTGCGATGGGAGATGTTGACTTTTCTCTAGATGATTATATCGCTGACGGAGGACGTAATTTAACACGATACAATGCAGTAGGGGCAGACTTAAATCGTGATCATGTTGATAAAGTGCACCCGGAAACACAGGCTCTTCATAAAAATGTCTTACAAAAATATGATATTGACTACATGATTGACCTGCATCACCAAGGTACTCAAGCAAGACGAGACGGGAAATTAGTGTCAGGATCTATGCTTTATCCTACGAATGGTAATGTGAAACCGGAAGTATTAGAGAAATCGAAGAAATTGGGAGCTGTTGTATTTAATGCTGTTGATTCTACTGGGTGGGGTCATTTAGCGAAATATAATGGCGGCAATGGTGAGAATATCGGCCGTAATGGCGCCGCAGTTCAATATGATATTGCTACACTTCTATTTGAAATGCGCGGAATGTCCGATCACTTCAATGAATCGGCAGTTATTGGTCAAAAAAGTAATGGTTATTTAATCAAACAAACGATTACAACACTTGATGCTGCGGTTCAAGCAATAGCAGATCGTTCAATTGAAACTGCAGATATCAGTTTCTGGGATACATTGGATACACAAAAATAA
- a CDS encoding HNH endonuclease, which translates to MNFYIVMQGRTYDEAKEKQVVWCSILDNSGQTPHSWERMKEIKKGDAIFHCVKGEIVAISTAQEDCGEGVNPFDQSGVVGHLFPAVYEELHFPISIKEHFDEIQPLLPVKYSPFQHNGDGNQGFLYPCNEMLAIKLLELMSDANIYEENEKQLEFAMGLIAQKERNTLAPVLIETEAEAKVKIRKGQQKFRKQLMPLWDNQCALCGISLPGLLRASHSKPWKDATNDERLDPYNGILLCHNHDALYDQGYIAFDGTGKIHISSEIDQMDYVKYGIHEKMRVARVEENKKYFKWHKREIFRGKG; encoded by the coding sequence ATGAATTTTTACATTGTAATGCAAGGGCGTACATACGATGAGGCGAAGGAAAAGCAGGTCGTATGGTGCTCAATTTTAGACAATAGTGGACAAACACCACATTCTTGGGAGCGAATGAAGGAAATAAAGAAGGGCGATGCGATTTTTCACTGTGTGAAAGGGGAAATTGTTGCCATCAGTACCGCGCAGGAAGATTGCGGGGAAGGGGTAAATCCTTTTGATCAATCAGGCGTAGTGGGACATCTATTTCCGGCAGTTTATGAGGAGCTTCACTTTCCAATTTCGATAAAAGAACATTTTGATGAAATCCAGCCACTGCTCCCAGTCAAATATTCACCATTCCAACATAATGGTGACGGCAATCAAGGCTTTTTATATCCATGTAATGAAATGCTTGCAATCAAGCTGCTGGAGCTTATGAGTGATGCGAATATTTATGAGGAAAATGAAAAACAGCTGGAATTTGCTATGGGGCTCATTGCGCAAAAAGAACGCAATACATTGGCCCCTGTATTAATTGAAACAGAAGCGGAAGCAAAGGTGAAAATCCGTAAAGGTCAGCAAAAATTTAGAAAGCAACTGATGCCGCTATGGGACAATCAATGTGCACTATGCGGCATTTCTTTACCTGGTTTATTACGCGCCAGCCATTCAAAACCGTGGAAAGACGCAACAAATGATGAGCGACTTGATCCATACAACGGTATTCTGCTTTGTCATAACCATGATGCACTATATGACCAAGGCTATATCGCATTTGATGGAACAGGAAAAATTCATATTTCCTCTGAAATTGACCAGATGGATTATGTGAAATACGGCATTCATGAGAAAATGCGCGTTGCCAGAGTGGAAGAGAATAAGAAGTATTTTAAGTGGCATAAGCGGGAGATATTTAGAGGTAAAGGATAA
- a CDS encoding ABC transporter ATP-binding protein, which yields MLARFFTYYKPHKRLFIIDFSCAVFVAVLELLFPMAVQWFIDDLLPTNDWGMITKISALLLLTYILSTGMNFVVNYLGHKLGVNIETDMRQQLFNHVQRQPYTFFDNMKTGHLMSRITNDLFDIGEFAHHGPEDLFIAMMTFIGAFTIMFNINATLATIILIFVPFLIAVMYWSNRRMKKGWSVMYTEIANVNGRVEDSFSGIRVVKSFTNEEFETNRFKDQNALFRKAKIYAYKVMAGTHSSIYILTRLLTLLVLVVGAWLSFNDDLSAGEFASFILFTNVLIRPIDKISALLEMYPKGMAGFKRFCDLIDQEPTIVDRPNAIDVDHLNGDIEFKNVDFKYADSKQVLNNLSFKVEAGKTVAFVGPSGSGKTTISALIPRFYDITGGAITIDGHDIRDLTQHSLRKQIGTVQQDVFLFTGTIRENIEYGKLGASFEDIKAAAEQANLLEFIENLPDGFETEIGERGLKLSGGQKQRLAIARMFLKNPPILILDEATSALDTATERIIQQSLNDLAKNRTTLIIAHRLATIRDADYIFVVTPNGIEEQGTYEELVAKGGIFAGLHHA from the coding sequence ATGCTAGCAAGATTTTTTACGTATTATAAGCCGCATAAGCGATTGTTCATTATCGATTTCTCGTGTGCGGTATTTGTGGCCGTCTTGGAATTGCTGTTCCCGATGGCTGTGCAATGGTTTATCGATGATCTGCTCCCGACGAACGACTGGGGCATGATTACGAAAATCAGTGCGCTTCTTTTACTGACGTATATTTTAAGTACAGGCATGAACTTTGTCGTCAACTATTTGGGGCATAAGCTTGGGGTCAATATTGAAACCGATATGCGCCAGCAGCTGTTCAATCATGTGCAGCGCCAGCCTTATACGTTTTTCGATAATATGAAAACAGGTCATTTAATGAGTCGTATTACGAATGACTTATTCGATATCGGGGAGTTTGCGCATCATGGTCCGGAAGATTTGTTCATCGCAATGATGACATTCATCGGGGCGTTTACGATTATGTTCAATATTAACGCGACCCTTGCGACGATTATCCTGATTTTCGTTCCGTTTCTGATTGCGGTCATGTATTGGAGCAATAGACGAATGAAAAAAGGCTGGAGCGTTATGTACACTGAAATCGCAAACGTCAATGGCCGTGTGGAAGACAGCTTCTCAGGTATTCGCGTCGTGAAATCATTTACAAATGAAGAATTCGAAACGAACCGCTTCAAAGATCAGAATGCCTTATTCCGTAAAGCGAAAATTTACGCATACAAAGTAATGGCCGGCACACATTCAAGCATTTATATTTTAACTCGTTTACTGACGTTACTTGTTCTTGTCGTCGGGGCATGGCTTTCATTTAACGACGACCTTTCAGCCGGGGAGTTCGCGAGCTTTATTTTATTTACGAATGTATTAATTAGACCAATCGATAAAATCAGTGCATTGCTTGAAATGTATCCAAAAGGAATGGCAGGCTTTAAACGTTTCTGCGATCTGATTGACCAGGAACCAACGATTGTCGACCGTCCAAATGCGATTGATGTTGATCATTTAAATGGCGATATTGAATTTAAAAATGTCGACTTCAAATATGCGGACAGCAAGCAAGTACTGAACAACCTATCATTTAAAGTAGAAGCAGGAAAAACGGTTGCCTTTGTCGGTCCATCGGGTTCAGGGAAAACGACGATCAGTGCGCTCATCCCCCGCTTTTATGATATTACGGGCGGTGCGATTACAATCGACGGGCACGATATCCGCGATTTAACACAGCATTCGCTGCGTAAACAAATCGGAACAGTACAGCAGGATGTATTTTTATTTACAGGTACTATTCGTGAAAATATCGAATATGGTAAATTAGGCGCGAGCTTCGAGGATATTAAAGCAGCAGCCGAGCAGGCAAACTTGCTAGAATTTATCGAGAATTTACCAGATGGGTTCGAAACGGAAATCGGTGAACGTGGTCTGAAATTATCGGGCGGTCAAAAGCAGCGCCTTGCGATTGCGCGCATGTTCCTAAAAAACCCGCCAATTTTAATATTGGACGAGGCAACTTCTGCCCTTGATACAGCTACTGAACGGATTATCCAGCAGTCATTGAATGATTTGGCGAAAAACCGTACGACGTTGATCATTGCACACCGTTTAGCGACAATTCGTGATGCGGATTATATTTTCGTTGTCACACCAAATGGAATTGAAGAGCAAGGCACATATGAAGAGCTTGTCGCAAAAGGCGGTATTTTTGCAGGGCTACATCATGCATAA
- a CDS encoding VOC family protein, which produces MVNPILKQVGTIFIPVSNIENARDWYCEILGVKAEGEIQFGHLYVLPMEGTGIVLDSKIYSEDSVFKIPAFHLNTENIQEAFHFMRNKGVELITDIENNHYFNFKDPDGNILMICQC; this is translated from the coding sequence ATGGTTAATCCTATCTTAAAACAGGTTGGCACAATCTTTATTCCGGTAAGTAATATTGAAAACGCGAGGGATTGGTACTGCGAGATTTTAGGGGTGAAAGCAGAGGGTGAAATTCAGTTTGGTCATCTTTATGTTCTGCCTATGGAAGGTACAGGAATTGTGTTAGATAGCAAAATTTATTCAGAGGACAGTGTATTTAAAATACCGGCGTTCCACCTAAATACGGAAAACATCCAAGAGGCATTTCATTTTATGAGGAACAAGGGCGTTGAGTTGATTACAGATATTGAAAATAACCACTATTTTAATTTCAAAGATCCGGATGGGAATATTTTAATGATTTGCCAATGTTAA
- a CDS encoding dipeptidase: protein MSFPVIDLHCDALWRMQQDGHRFNDGLLDVNADKLLAGNVMAQAFAIYVYPTLTLEEKRAAAFKQIAHFQKEVLSEQVVHIKKWTDFEKLQPGQTGAFLTIEGVDFFGGDIDFWHQFRELGVLSIGLTWNYSNEAADGLHSTSQIGVTPFGKEIIKLNNEHRLFTDVTHLHERSFWDVIQHADYVIASHSNAMAVCNHERNLNDVQIKAMIEKNALIHVVYYPEFINGTNTASMTDLIRHIDYICSLGGKHLIGLGSDFDGIDAKIPHLEHSGMHQNLINELLKHYSEQDVRGFASANFLKHLPK from the coding sequence ATGAGTTTTCCAGTAATTGATTTACATTGTGATGCATTATGGCGCATGCAGCAGGACGGCCATCGGTTTAATGATGGTCTGCTTGATGTAAATGCAGATAAACTGCTTGCAGGAAATGTAATGGCACAGGCGTTTGCGATTTATGTTTATCCAACGTTAACATTGGAGGAAAAACGGGCCGCTGCTTTCAAACAAATTGCACACTTTCAGAAGGAAGTGCTAAGTGAACAAGTTGTGCATATTAAAAAGTGGACAGATTTTGAGAAACTTCAGCCGGGACAAACTGGCGCTTTTTTAACGATTGAAGGCGTCGATTTTTTCGGAGGCGATATTGATTTTTGGCATCAATTCCGAGAGCTAGGCGTGTTGTCGATCGGGCTTACATGGAATTACTCTAACGAAGCTGCAGACGGTTTACATAGTACATCACAGATTGGCGTCACACCGTTTGGTAAAGAAATCATTAAGTTAAATAATGAGCACCGGCTGTTCACCGATGTCACCCACCTGCATGAACGAAGCTTTTGGGATGTCATCCAGCATGCCGATTATGTAATTGCTTCTCATTCAAATGCCATGGCTGTTTGCAACCATGAGCGCAATTTGAACGATGTACAAATTAAAGCGATGATTGAAAAAAATGCGCTGATTCATGTAGTGTACTATCCTGAATTTATCAACGGTACAAACACAGCAAGCATGACGGACTTGATTCGTCATATTGACTATATTTGCTCGCTTGGCGGGAAGCATTTGATTGGTCTTGGATCCGATTTTGATGGAATCGATGCGAAGATTCCCCACCTTGAACATTCTGGAATGCATCAAAATCTTATTAATGAGCTGTTAAAGCATTACAGTGAACAGGACGTGCGTGGTTTTGCATCTGCGAATTTCTTGAAGCATTTGCCGAAATAG
- a CDS encoding CoA transferase subunit A, giving the protein MDKVVASVQQAIQAIDDGAVLLVGGFGLCGIPENLIQAVKDKGTKNLTVVSNNCGVDDFGLGVLLQDKQITKVIASYVGENKTFEQQFLNGELEVELTPQGTLAERIRAGGAGIPGFYTATGVGTPIAEGKETKEFDGKTYLLERAITGDFALVKAWKADRSGNLVFRKTSRNFNPLCATAGKVTIVEVEQLVETGELDPDEIHLPGIYVQHIVHSESFEKRIERRTVREEA; this is encoded by the coding sequence ATGGACAAAGTAGTAGCTTCTGTACAACAGGCGATTCAGGCAATAGACGATGGAGCTGTATTATTAGTGGGGGGATTCGGGTTATGCGGTATTCCGGAAAATCTAATTCAAGCTGTAAAAGATAAAGGAACAAAAAATCTGACGGTTGTCAGCAATAACTGCGGCGTCGATGATTTCGGGCTCGGTGTTTTATTGCAAGACAAGCAGATCACAAAAGTCATCGCTTCATATGTAGGGGAAAATAAAACATTCGAACAGCAATTCTTAAATGGCGAGCTAGAAGTTGAATTAACACCACAAGGCACATTAGCAGAACGCATTCGTGCTGGCGGTGCGGGCATACCGGGATTTTATACGGCAACAGGTGTTGGTACGCCAATCGCTGAGGGGAAAGAGACAAAGGAGTTCGACGGCAAAACATACTTGCTTGAACGTGCGATTACAGGGGATTTTGCGCTTGTGAAAGCATGGAAAGCCGATCGCTCCGGAAATCTCGTTTTCCGTAAAACATCGCGTAATTTTAACCCGCTTTGTGCGACAGCAGGTAAAGTGACGATTGTCGAAGTGGAGCAGCTTGTCGAAACAGGCGAACTGGATCCGGACGAAATTCATCTGCCAGGCATTTATGTGCAGCATATTGTCCATAGCGAGTCTTTTGAAAAACGCATTGAACGCCGCACTGTAAGGGAGGAAGCATAA
- a CDS encoding 3-oxoacid CoA-transferase subunit B, which produces MDARMKIIRRAVKEIQDGTYVNLGIGMPTLIANEIPEHYNVMLQSENGLLGIGPYPTETEVDADLINAGKETVTAKVGATFFDSAESFAMIRGGHIDLAILGGMEVSEEGDLANWMIPGKVVKGMGGAMDLVVGVKKVIVIMEHTNKYGESKVKRECSLPLTGKNVVHRLITDLAVFNFQDGKMQLVELQDGVTLEEVQEKTEAMFDVKL; this is translated from the coding sequence ATGGATGCACGCATGAAAATTATCCGACGCGCAGTGAAGGAAATACAGGATGGAACATATGTAAATTTAGGTATCGGCATGCCAACTCTAATCGCCAATGAAATTCCTGAGCATTATAATGTGATGCTGCAGTCGGAAAACGGACTGCTCGGAATTGGGCCGTACCCAACAGAAACAGAAGTCGATGCAGATCTGATCAATGCCGGGAAGGAAACGGTCACAGCAAAAGTAGGTGCGACATTTTTTGATAGTGCGGAAAGCTTTGCGATGATTCGCGGCGGGCATATTGATTTGGCGATTCTCGGTGGAATGGAAGTCTCGGAAGAGGGGGACTTGGCCAACTGGATGATTCCCGGAAAAGTAGTAAAAGGGATGGGCGGGGCAATGGACTTAGTTGTCGGCGTAAAAAAGGTCATCGTCATTATGGAACATACGAACAAATATGGTGAGTCGAAAGTTAAACGAGAATGCTCATTGCCGTTGACAGGCAAAAATGTCGTTCATCGGTTAATTACCGATTTGGCGGTCTTTAATTTTCAAGATGGCAAAATGCAGCTAGTGGAACTTCAGGATGGAGTGACACTAGAGGAAGTGCAGGAAAAAACAGAGGCTATGTTTGATGTGAAACTGTAA
- a CDS encoding YwbE family protein, whose translation MNGKNRSDVYPGLEVDIVLKQDQRTGKTTRGIVKDLLTNSSSHPHGIKVRLADGQIGRVCQTYPK comes from the coding sequence ATGAACGGCAAAAACCGAAGCGATGTCTATCCAGGCTTGGAAGTGGATATCGTACTGAAACAAGACCAGCGTACAGGCAAAACAACACGCGGAATCGTAAAAGACTTACTGACAAACAGCAGCTCCCATCCCCACGGCATTAAAGTACGCTTAGCTGACGGACAAATTGGCCGTGTGTGTCAGACGTATCCGAAGTAA
- a CDS encoding DUF3427 domain-containing protein: MEQLIKKLEASLHKGFINQSKAASSQFKPKLLSNKAHENVLSSLLQEMKTCKTFTFSVAFITEGGLATIKTMLYDLERKGIRGRILTSTFLSFNQPKMFRELLKLTNVEVRVTDVKGFHSKGYIFEHDQHYSLIVGSSNLTDSALKANFEWNVYLTSLENGEVIHHFKNQFEQQWNSAMPLNDEWIAQYQINYEKPEFNNKVASPPLYITNPLKESLKIQPNKMQTAALEQLKLLRQSGANRGLIISATGTGKTYLSAFDVRNAAPKRMLFVVHREQILKKAMQDFRNILLGDPQDYGILSGNSKDLNARYLFATVQTISRDPYLQQFAKDHFDYILIDEVHRAGAESYLKIMNYFKPQFLLGMTATPERTDNFNIYELFDYNVAYEIRLQAALEEEMLCPFHYFGVTDYELDGELIDETADLQKLVHRERIDHIIEKISYYGFSGDRVRGLMFCSTKEEARTLSNLLNMRGYKTTALTGDHSQEEREEAIAKLENGELEYILTVDIFNEGIDIPFINQIVMLRQTQSSIIFIQQLGRGLRKHDVKEYVTIIDFIGNYKNNYLIPIALSGDKSMNKDNVRRNTVNTDYIQGVSTINFEEIAKKQIFEAINNANLSTLKMLKDSYSELKNRIGRIPMLKDFIEQNSLDPEVIISYTPTYYEFLLKMKENISSITDYEKSVLALIGKDFLSGKRIHEILLLQLLLEEESISEKSYLAALQAHNAYIHKGTIEGIENVFSLNFFVEADNKKFGNKPLIIKSNSYYMFNEELQLSLRDENFKQYFVDLLECAFMKNKQFNNHEPFKLYEKYSRREVCRLLDWEKNEEGTLNGGRPKNGDFPIFVNYHKNDENDLETNYMDEFLSDDTFKWCSTKNRYIDKSKEMQILIHSVENGTNVYLFVKKDNGEGKDFYYLGRCAVNPSTAKPERILDKGKYYPVVTMEMVLEQPIQYDIYHYLVEE, from the coding sequence ATGGAACAGTTAATTAAAAAACTTGAAGCCTCTTTACATAAAGGGTTTATCAATCAATCAAAGGCCGCCTCATCACAATTTAAACCGAAATTATTATCCAATAAAGCACATGAAAATGTCCTTTCATCACTTTTACAAGAAATGAAAACATGTAAAACATTCACCTTTTCTGTGGCATTTATTACTGAAGGCGGATTGGCGACAATCAAAACAATGCTATATGACCTTGAGAGAAAAGGCATTCGCGGACGCATTTTGACCTCTACTTTTTTAAGCTTTAACCAACCAAAAATGTTTAGAGAGCTACTCAAATTAACGAATGTAGAAGTTCGCGTTACTGATGTAAAAGGCTTTCACTCAAAAGGCTATATTTTCGAGCATGACCAACATTATTCATTGATAGTTGGGAGCTCTAACTTAACGGATAGTGCATTGAAGGCAAATTTTGAATGGAATGTTTATTTAACATCTCTTGAAAATGGTGAAGTTATTCACCATTTCAAAAATCAATTTGAACAGCAATGGAACAGTGCGATGCCATTAAATGACGAATGGATCGCGCAATATCAAATCAATTATGAGAAGCCAGAATTTAATAATAAAGTAGCCTCTCCTCCTTTATATATAACGAATCCATTAAAAGAAAGTTTAAAAATACAGCCTAATAAAATGCAAACAGCCGCGCTTGAACAGTTAAAGCTCCTTCGTCAAAGTGGTGCAAACCGTGGTCTCATTATTTCAGCAACTGGGACAGGTAAAACCTATTTATCTGCGTTTGACGTTCGAAATGCTGCACCAAAACGCATGCTCTTCGTCGTGCACCGCGAACAAATTTTGAAGAAAGCGATGCAAGATTTTCGCAATATTTTATTAGGTGACCCTCAAGATTATGGGATTTTATCAGGAAATTCAAAGGATCTAAATGCACGTTATTTATTTGCAACGGTCCAGACTATTTCACGTGACCCTTATTTACAACAGTTTGCTAAAGATCATTTTGACTACATTTTAATTGATGAAGTTCACCGAGCAGGTGCGGAATCGTATTTAAAAATTATGAATTACTTTAAACCCCAATTCCTATTAGGGATGACGGCTACACCGGAACGTACAGATAATTTCAATATCTATGAACTATTTGACTATAATGTGGCGTATGAAATACGTCTTCAAGCAGCATTAGAAGAAGAAATGCTCTGCCCCTTCCACTATTTTGGTGTGACGGATTATGAGCTTGATGGTGAGCTCATCGATGAAACAGCAGATTTACAAAAGTTAGTTCATCGTGAACGAATTGACCATATTATTGAAAAAATTTCTTATTACGGATTTTCTGGGGATCGCGTTCGTGGATTAATGTTTTGCAGTACAAAGGAAGAAGCTCGTACCCTATCCAACCTCCTGAATATGCGCGGATATAAAACGACTGCATTGACCGGAGATCACTCTCAAGAAGAACGCGAAGAAGCCATTGCTAAATTAGAAAATGGTGAGCTGGAATATATTTTAACAGTAGATATTTTTAACGAAGGTATCGATATTCCTTTCATTAACCAAATTGTAATGCTTCGCCAGACACAATCTAGCATCATCTTCATTCAGCAGCTTGGTCGTGGATTACGGAAGCATGATGTAAAAGAATATGTAACGATCATTGATTTTATCGGCAACTACAAAAATAACTATTTAATTCCGATTGCCCTATCTGGTGATAAGTCGATGAACAAAGATAATGTTCGCCGCAACACAGTAAACACGGATTATATTCAAGGGGTTTCAACAATTAATTTTGAGGAAATCGCGAAGAAGCAAATTTTTGAAGCGATAAATAACGCTAATTTATCGACATTAAAAATGTTAAAGGATAGCTATTCTGAGCTTAAAAATCGGATTGGACGTATTCCGATGCTTAAGGATTTTATTGAACAAAATTCGTTAGATCCCGAAGTCATTATTAGCTACACTCCTACCTATTATGAGTTTTTATTGAAAATGAAAGAAAATATCTCCTCAATTACCGATTATGAAAAATCTGTCCTCGCATTAATAGGGAAGGACTTTTTATCAGGGAAAAGAATTCATGAAATTTTATTATTACAGCTTCTTTTAGAAGAAGAATCTATTTCAGAAAAAAGCTATCTTGCAGCATTGCAAGCTCATAATGCTTATATTCATAAAGGTACAATTGAAGGCATTGAAAATGTGTTTTCTTTAAACTTTTTCGTAGAGGCTGACAATAAAAAATTCGGAAATAAACCGTTAATTATTAAATCAAATTCATACTATATGTTTAATGAGGAATTGCAACTATCACTTCGAGATGAAAATTTCAAACAGTACTTCGTTGATTTACTTGAATGTGCCTTTATGAAAAACAAACAATTCAATAATCACGAACCATTTAAACTATACGAAAAATACTCTCGCCGTGAAGTATGTCGCTTACTAGACTGGGAAAAGAACGAGGAAGGAACATTAAATGGTGGTCGTCCGAAAAATGGAGATTTCCCTATTTTCGTAAATTATCATAAAAATGATGAAAACGATCTTGAAACAAACTATATGGATGAATTTTTATCAGACGATACATTTAAATGGTGTTCAACAAAAAATCGATATATCGATAAATCAAAGGAAATGCAAATTCTTATTCACTCTGTTGAAAACGGGACAAACGTTTACCTGTTTGTAAAAAAAGACAATGGTGAAGGTAAAGATTTCTATTACCTTGGTCGATGTGCTGTAAACCCAAGCACTGCAAAGCCTGAAAGAATTTTGGATAAAGGAAAATATTATCCTGTCGTTACAATGGAAATGGTACTGGAACAACCAATCCAATACGACATCTACCACTATTTAGTAGAGGAATAA
- a CDS encoding DoxX family protein, whose product MTKQQWASLLVRVVFGFMFFYHGFVKFQGGIENTAGYFESLGLMSGLAFVVAIIELVGGLLLILGLGTRIIGAIFAVIMIGAIFTAKLSLGLFGDGTYAGYELEVVYVALGIYFIFADRSPLSLDAKLMN is encoded by the coding sequence ATGACAAAACAACAATGGGCATCATTACTTGTTCGAGTGGTGTTTGGTTTTATGTTCTTTTACCATGGATTTGTTAAGTTTCAAGGAGGAATCGAGAATACAGCAGGTTACTTCGAATCACTTGGTTTAATGAGTGGTCTTGCATTTGTAGTGGCAATCATCGAATTAGTTGGTGGTTTATTATTGATCCTTGGACTTGGTACTCGGATAATTGGTGCAATATTTGCAGTGATTATGATTGGTGCAATCTTCACAGCAAAACTTTCACTTGGATTATTTGGTGACGGTACTTACGCTGGATATGAACTAGAAGTGGTTTACGTAGCACTAGGTATTTATTTCATATTTGCTGACCGTTCTCCATTATCACTTGATGCTAAATTAATGAACTAA